A window of Abyssibacter profundi genomic DNA:
TGGTAGGTCACCTCATCACCAGAATTGGCGTCGGCCAGATCCACGGTGGCACCAAAAATCACCTTGCCATTGGCATTGGCCTTGGTCGGATCGATGATCTGTGAATTCGACAGCTTGGCTTCGATCTCGGCAATCCGCCCCTCGATGAAGCTCTGCTGCTCGCGGGCCGCATGGTATTCGGCGTTTTCCTTCAAGTCGCCGTGTTCCCGAGCTTCGGCAATGGCCTTGATCACAGCCGGCCGACGTACTGACTTCAGCTCCTTCAGTTCGTCGCGAAGCTTCTCGGCGCCGCGGGCCGTCAATGGAATGCGTGTCACGCCTCCAGTCATAAACAAAATCCTTCAGGTTCGAGAAAACCGCCCGGATGGGCAGCCCGCAAGGTTCGCTGATCACCCAGACAAGATCAAGCGGGATCGCATCAACCCCAGCGCGTGGTGACCTCCCATGCCCGCATGATCAGGAGCTGCAGGACAGTGCGGCGCAGCCCGGCCGATGCCGCGCCCAGTCGGGGCGTCTGGCCGCATACCGCGCAGCCCCAGGTTGCGCTGAGTAGGGTTGGGACAAAACGGCGCAAAGCCGTTCCAGCTCGCTTAGGTCACCCTGCTCCGCCGCTTCGATGGCCTGCTGTGCCAGATAGTTTCTGGGCACATAAAGCGGGTTCACCGCATTCATGGCCTCCCGCCGCTGCTCCGACGGATGCCTGCCAATCCGCGCTTGATAGCGGGCCAGCCAAGCGAGCAGCGCGTCACCGACGGGGCCGCGTAAATCATCAGCTCGGTAGTACGCCGGTTCAAACAGCGCGCGCAATGAATCCGGCGCGCCCTCGGCGGGCACTTCGGCCAGGCAACGAAAGAACAGGCAGTAGTCGGTTTCGGTCTGCTGCATGAGCTTGAACAAATCACTGAGCAAGGCTTCGTCCTCGGCCCCTTCTAATGCGGCCAGTCCAAGCTTGTCCGCGTACATCTGCCGTGCCGATGCCTCGTAGACTTGCGCATACCGCTCGAGACCCGCCTCCAGGGCTTCGGTGTTGTCGACCAGCGGAGCCAACGCGCCACCGAATCGGGACAGATTCCACTGCGCGATACTCGGCTGTCTCCCAAAGCAGTACCGACGCATCTGGGCATCGGTGGTGTTCGGGGTCCAGTTCGGCTCATAGGGTTCGAGCCAACCATACGGCCCGTAGTCGATGGTCAGACCATGGATCGACAGGTTGTCGGTGTTCATCACGCCGTGAACAAACCCGACCCGGGTCCATTCGACCACCAGCGCTGCGGTTCTCCGGCAAACAGCATCGAACCACTGGCTCACGGCCTCCGGTGACTGCGGGTCAATCGTGGGTTCATGCTCTGAAATCGTGTACTGCACCATGCGCCGCAGCAGATCGTGGTCACCCCGTGCAGCGGGTAGTTCGTAGCTACCCAGTCGCAAGAACGAAGGCGCCACCCGACAGACAATGGCCCCCGGCTCGGGCGCAGGATGGCCGTCATAGAACATGTCACGTACAACCTGCTCCCCGGTGGCGACAAGCGACAGGGCGCGAGTGGTCGGTACGCCTAGCGCATGCATGGCTTCGCTGCAGATGAACTCTCGGAGTGAAGAACGCAGCACCGCACGACCGTCAGCGCCGCGTGAGTATGGCGTGGGCCCCGCGCCTTTGAGTTGGAACTCGTGGATGCGGCCGGACCGATCAATAAACTCGCCCAGCGTGATGGCCCGCCCGTCACCCAGCTGCCCGGCCCAGTGCCCGAACTGATGGCCACCGTAACAATTGGCGTATGGACGCGTTCCTGGCCAGCGGCGGTTGCCGGCCAGCACATCAAGCCAGGATGAGTCCGTGGTATCGGGTCGGGCCAGGCCAAAATCTTTAGCCAGAGCATCGGACCACGCCAGCAGGCTTGGCGCCCGAACCGGTGTCGGTTCGACCAACGAGTAGGCGGCGTGTTCGACGACACGTGGATGGTGACCACCGGTGGCATCGCCAGGCAGGGCGTCTAGATAGCGGTGGACCAAGGCGGGGGTCATGCAAGCTCTCGTCTGGATTGGGCATGGGACCCAGTGTCGGGCCGTCACCCCATCAGACATGCGGCGCAGTCGGCGAGTTTCAAGCCTCCGTCAGTCACCGGCAACCCGGCAACGGCGCTCAGGCCGCCCGGGCCACCACCTCGCCGGCTTCGATGGCGTCGCCGCTCCGTTCGTAGGCCTCACGCCAGGCTGCGTAGCTCTCCAGCTGT
This region includes:
- the greA gene encoding transcription elongation factor GreA, with the translated sequence MTRIPLTARGAEKLRDELKELKSVRRPAVIKAIAEAREHGDLKENAEYHAAREQQSFIEGRIAEIEAKLSNSQIIDPTKANANGKVIFGATVDLADANSGDEVTYQIVGEDEADIKQGLISVQSPIARALIGKEEGEVVDVVVPGGTRELEIVEVRYQ
- a CDS encoding protein adenylyltransferase SelO, producing the protein MTPALVHRYLDALPGDATGGHHPRVVEHAAYSLVEPTPVRAPSLLAWSDALAKDFGLARPDTTDSSWLDVLAGNRRWPGTRPYANCYGGHQFGHWAGQLGDGRAITLGEFIDRSGRIHEFQLKGAGPTPYSRGADGRAVLRSSLREFICSEAMHALGVPTTRALSLVATGEQVVRDMFYDGHPAPEPGAIVCRVAPSFLRLGSYELPAARGDHDLLRRMVQYTISEHEPTIDPQSPEAVSQWFDAVCRRTAALVVEWTRVGFVHGVMNTDNLSIHGLTIDYGPYGWLEPYEPNWTPNTTDAQMRRYCFGRQPSIAQWNLSRFGGALAPLVDNTEALEAGLERYAQVYEASARQMYADKLGLAALEGAEDEALLSDLFKLMQQTETDYCLFFRCLAEVPAEGAPDSLRALFEPAYYRADDLRGPVGDALLAWLARYQARIGRHPSEQRREAMNAVNPLYVPRNYLAQQAIEAAEQGDLSELERLCAVLSQPYSAQPGAARYAARRPDWARHRPGCAALSCSS